One genomic region from Colletotrichum lupini chromosome 7, complete sequence encodes:
- a CDS encoding major facilitator superfamily transporter encodes MATQTETVAKGLPAQSPTDIEKQQVLHQEHSHVLDDEKRPAVAVDYSGAAAKTDPTEIKLVRKLDLWVMPTLWLMYWLNYLDRNAIALARLNGLEKQLGLSSVEYSTSVSILFVGYILGQIPSNMILTRVRPSWYMGGFMMAWAVVSALTAVVKDYKGLVLTRFFLGVVEAPYYPGALYILSIFYTRKELATRISVLYSGNILATAFAGLIAAGVFHGMEGLHGLKGWRWLFILQGAVTFVIAMMACYTLPDEPLTTRWLTPEERQLAHDRIERDTVGAKMQSSTWGGLREAIVDPKVWVFIWMQHCHLATNGFKNFFPTIVQTLNFNTTITLVLTCPPYLIAGILSIVWAWSSGRFNERTWHITISKAVAAFGASISFIWTPYLWPTSDAPRYVIPMASSAAFCVACAAGAWLMKWMLVRENRRIRASNSEATLFYAH; translated from the exons ATGGCGACGCAGACGGAAACTGTGGCCAAGGGCCTTCCGGCGCAATCGCCAACCGACATTGAGAAGCAGCAGGTTCTTCATCAGGAGCATTCTCATGTGCTGGACGACGAGAAGAGGCCTGCTGTGGCGGTCGATTACTCTGGAGCTGCGGCCAAGACTGACCCTACGGAGATCAAGCTCGTGAGGAAGTTGGATCTCTGGGTGATG CCAACTCTTTGGTTGATGTACTGGCTCAA CTACCTCGACCGCAACGCAATTGCCCTAGCCCGACTCAACGGCCTCGAAAAGCAACTTGGCCTCAGCAGCGTCGAATACTCCACCAGCGTCTCCATCCTCTTCGTCGGCTACATCCTCGGCCAGATCCCCAGCAACATGATCCTCACCCGCGTACGGCCTTCCTGGTACATGGGCGGCTTCATGATGGCCTGGGCCGTGGTCTCCGCCCTCACGGCCGTGGTGAAGGATTACAAAGGGCTAGTGCTCACGCGCTTCTTTCTAGGTGTCGTCGAGGCGCCGTATTACCCCGGCGCTCTGTACATCCTGTCCATCTTCTATACCAGGAAGGAGCTCGCGACGAGGATCAGTGTGTTGTATTCCGGGAATATTCTGGCGACTGCGTTTGCGGGGTTGATTGCTGCGGGTGTGTTCCACGGGATGGAAGGGTTGCATGGTCTGAAGGGGTGGCGGTGGTTATTCATTTTGCAGGGCGCGGTGACGTTCGTGATCGCTATGATGGCTTGTTATACGCTTCCCGATGAGCCTCTTACGACGAGGTGGCTTACGCCTGAGGAGCGACAGCTTGCGCATGATAGGATTGAGAGGGATACTGTAGGTGCGAAGATGCAGAGTAGTACTTGGGGTGGTCTGCGCGAGGCGATTGTCGATCCGAAGGTGTGGGTGTTTATCTGGATGCAGCATTGCCATCTTGCGACGAATGGGTTCAAGAACTTCTTTCCCA CGATTGTGCAAACGCTAAATTTCAACACGACGATTACGTTGGTCCTGACGTGTCCGCCATACCTCATCGCTGGCATCCTATCCATCGTCTGGGCGTGGAGCTCCGGACGTTTCAACGAGCGGACGTGGCACATCACCATTTCTAAAGCCGTTGCTGCTTTCGG CGCTAGTATCAGCTTTATCTGGACACCT TACTTGTGGCCCACGTCAGATGCCCCAAGATATGTGATCCCTATGGCCAGCAGTGCGGCGTTTTGTGTGGCCTGCGCCGCTGGTGCATGGTTGATGAAGTGGATGCTTGTGAGAGAGAACAGGAGGATTCGGGCAAGCAATTCTGAAGCCACGCTATTTTATGCCCATTAA